The sequence GCATTGGCTGACCAAGGCAAATACGGAACCCTCGTTGCGCCCGAACTCAATGCCCTCAACCACCAGCATTTTTTCTGTATGCGGCTCGATTTCGACCTTGATGGACAAAACAACTCCGTCTACGAAGTCCACACTGAAGCCGAACCGATGGGGGAAACGAATCCCTTTGGCAATGCGTTCTACGCCAAGTCTCAACGATTTGAAACTGAACAAGAAGCGCAGCAGATCATCGATCCCCTTACGGGTCGATATTGGAAAGTTCTCAATGAGTCGGTTCACAATCGCCTAGGCCAACCCGTTGGCTTCAAGATCATTCCGGGTGAGAATGTTCTCCCCTTCGCCCATCCCGATTCGCCCATCCTAAAACGAGCAGGCTTTATGACGAAGCACCTCTGGGTCACGCCCTTCCACGAGGATGAAAAATATCCAGCCGGAGATTATCCCAACCAGCATCCCGGTGGAGAGGGGCTGCCGAAATGGACCCAGGCCAATCGGGCGATCGCCAACACCGACATCGTGGTGTGGTATGTCTTTGGGCATCATCACATTCCCCGTCCAGAGGATTGGCCGATGATGCCAACTGCCTATTCGGGTTTTATGCTGAAGCCATTGGGATTCTTTGATGCCAATCCAGCATTGGATGTACCGCCTTCAAAAGGCGCTTGCCATTAAAGTTCTCCTCTTGAGGGCAGGTTGAGCGTGGGTGTTCGCTGGAATACCGGAGAGCCCAGCGATACCTGCCCGTACAAAGATTTGTGCTTTAAGACTTTGCGGATGAATCTTGGGGATTTGCTTCCAGCCAGTCAAAGATACGATCCAGTTGCTCTAGGGTGACTAACCCATACTGCCACAGCACCATTGGCAGCAGATTTGGCGTGTGGCCTTCGTGGCGAAGTGCCATTTGGATAGAATCATCGGAAATACAAAGGTCATCCCGCAGAAAGTGGATTAACCTCGCAATCAGGGAGGATTGGTTGAACAACATAGAATCATTCCGTGAGTGAGTTGCTTCCTATTCAGCCAGAGTCTGCTCAAACTCACTTCACTCTTCTGTATCACCCAGTTGGGTGGTTCTCAAATCATCCTCAGTGTGCCACAGCCCCGTCCGGAATGACCGTACTCGACCCTGTATGCATTGCAGCATCCATCTTTCAGCTCGGTTCTCCCCTTTCTTAAGGGGGCTAGGGGAGATCTAGCCGAGTTTTGTAATCTACTGTATATCTTTAGCTGCTGCGTTGAT comes from Synechococcales cyanobacterium T60_A2020_003 and encodes:
- a CDS encoding DUF2949 domain-containing protein; translated protein: MLFNQSSLIARLIHFLRDDLCISDDSIQMALRHEGHTPNLLPMVLWQYGLVTLEQLDRIFDWLEANPQDSSAKS